From one Bos javanicus breed banteng chromosome 15, ARS-OSU_banteng_1.0, whole genome shotgun sequence genomic stretch:
- the LOC133261479 gene encoding olfactory receptor 8K3-like, which translates to MEEHNRTVLSEFILMGITDRPELQAPLFVLFLIIYVISVVGNLGMVILTKVDPRLQTPMYFFLRHLALTDLGYSTAVGPKMLVNFVVGQNKISYYLCATQMGFFIMFITNELFILATMSYDRYLAICNPLLYTVIMSQRVCKVLVAIPYVYSTFVSLLITIKLFNSFFCGYNVISHFYCDCLPLISLVCSNTQEIELIILIFAGVNVILSLPIILMSYLLILVAILRMNSVEGRHKAFSTCGSHLTVVTVFFGALIFMYVQPESRHSFDTDKMASIFYTLVIPMLNPLI; encoded by the coding sequence ATGGAAGAACACAACAGAACAGTGCTGAGTGAATTCATCCTCATGGGAATCACAGACCGCCCTGAACTGCAGGCTCCATTGTTTGTGCTCTTCCTCATCATCTATGTGATCTCAGTGGTGGGCAACTTGGGCATGGTCATCCTCACTAAGGTGGACCCCAGGCTACAGAcacccatgtacttctttctcaggCACCTGGCTCTTACTGATCTGGGTTACTCAACAGCTGTGGGCCCCAAAATGTTGGTAAATTTTGTTGTGGGTCAGAATAAAATCTCTTATTATTTGTGTGCTACACAGATGGGTTTTTTCATCATGTTCATTACTAATGAACTTTTTATTCTGGCAACAATGTCTTATGATCGTTATTTGGCCATTTGTAACCCTCTGCTCTACACAGTCATCATGTCACAAAGGGTGTGTAAAGTGCTGGTGGCAATCCCCTATGTCTATAGCACATTCGTATCTCTGTTGATCACCATAAagctttttaattcattcttctgTGGCTATAATGTTATCAGTCATTTCTACTGTGACTGTCTCCCCTTGATATCTTTGGTCTGTTCAAATACGCAAGAAATTGAGCTGATCATTCTGATCTTCGCAGGTGTTAATGTGATCCTCTCCCTTCCAATAATTCTTATGTCTTATTTGCTCATCCTTGTAGCCATTCTCAGGATGAACTCTGTTGAAGGTAGGCACAAGGCTTTTTCTACCTGTGGATCCCACCTAACAGTGGTCACAGTGTTCTTTGGGGCTTTGATATTTATGTATGTGCAACCAGAGTCCAGACATTCCTTTGACACTGATAAAATGGCATCTATATTTTACACCCTTGTTATCCCCATGTTAAATCCCTTGATCTAA